GGTCGGGTTTTGGTTTAAAACCGGATATGAagaagataaaatattttgcgCGGGTCAAGTTCAATGACAATTTTATATGAAAACCCGTACAACTGACTTTTATACCCGAAATCCGTCCCGAATTTATATACCCAACCCgtatatattacattacatgATAATAGTTTTGCCAATTCCAATGAGTAGTAAAAAGTATGAAAAGTTAAATGGAACACGTGGTATTTAATAGTTATCACATAAAAAAACTGTTGCAAGTAAactgatttaaaaaaataaataaagaataatagaTCCCTAATTACTCATGGGGAAACCTTTtacttaaaatttagaaatcaaaCAGGACATTCTTGGTTCGAGTCTGGATTTCGATCGAAGATTTTTAATCAGGTCCGGGTTTAAGATTACTTAAATCCAGCCTATATCTGTCCCGTTGTCATCCCTAGTTACAGGGCTCTTAATCTAATCTAAATCGAAATCTAAACTACCTTATAAAGTAGTTATCCCAtccaaatttctcaaaaaagaATTCGATAAACCGAAATatccttcttttttatttattcattcatatattcttacttaatatacctatactactgttaataaaattatttacaatatacatccTTCAATTATGAATAACTACAATACTTTTAGACAATAGCCACACCGCCACCTGCCACCACCGCCATCGTCAATTTAGTATTTATTAATTCCAATACAAAATATACAATTCTAAAAATAAATTGcaaacttttaatttcaaattcTAAATATGCGTCGTGATGCAACTAAATCCGAAATAGTTTAAAAGATACATAAAAATACTATGGAAGGGACCGAATGTTTAACTTTGCAAACTCTAGCCTCTAGGGGGTTAAATAAAAGATGTGTTTATACATTCTGTTACTCGTATATTTATGGGCTAATTACTTGGATGGAACCTTTTTTGGGCTCTaacaaaaaaagttctatttgagGGTATGAAACGGCTAAAACTACTTTTCTGAGGGCCTCGTGTAAGTAGccggtaaaaaaaatttttgaatgtaatttctcttttcttttatttcatttaaggATTATATGGAAATTCCAAGTCATATCTCTATACAAAACATCAAATAATCGATCTGTATCTAAAACCACATCCTTCAATCTCTATTTCATCTTGATCACCTCCGACCACCCCACCACTAACATCACTTAAATCCGACTACCCTTTTCCCATTACAGATTTGAGATGCCATAATCACATATTACCTATGGTAACGTCAgctcatcatcaacatcattaatatatatttacatcacgggaaaataaaaaacaacctACAATTTTTTCGGTCACCCAAACACCACCATCACAAAGATCCGGCCACAAAACTCATGAAACAATTTAAATAATCCTGATTGTATCTTTGTCCCCAACCTTTGTCATGTTCAACTCTATTAAACAACCCAAGTTAAAAATGTCATGTTTCTACCTAACGCAACCGTGAAGTACTCTCCATAGCTGCCACCATAAAAACTGCTACTATTCTGACAACGAATTTTAATACCCAAATatgaaacttttaaattaatcaatCTTATCTACATTTCACCCAAAAATGTTCTTCATGGGAGACCTTATCGGTTGTGAGGAAGCCAAAATTAAATCTCTATAGTTGTATGTGTTTGTGAAATTGGTAGATGGGTCTTGTAGATCCAGTGATTTGGATGAAACCATTGTTCAGATTTTGATAACTTTGTATCTATGAAGTTTCGGACGCCGACAACGGTGGTTTTGAAATGAGAGTGATTAGATGCTGATATGGTATAAGGGAATATAAAGAAGTGACTAtattgaacttttttttgttggagcccCATAAAAAGGTTTGAGTGACAAGTTGAAAGTACTTAGCCCTTATTAATTAGGATAAAACCGGCTAGCTATCgtacacgtcagcaaaaagtgGTCACGGTCCTACTATAGTAATTTTAGCTGTTTTCATAGTctcaaatagaactttttttttttttaagcctAAAAAAAGGTTTAAACGACAAGTTAAGAGATTAAGTAATTAGcctatatttatttcaaaaaagcGTAAACAGAAGAACACAGTGGGGGGAAAGAAAAGATAACGAAGGCTGAAAGAAATCGAAGTTAATAACACTGAGGTGATTATTGTCGATAACTACTACTAAACATTCAGGTACAAACTCTTCctaattttctttatatatataaaaatatatttttgtctaTTTAGTTTTTGATTAGTTTAGGGTTTAATGTGAGAAATTGGGGGGATTTTGATTAAAACTGAAATTAGCGGAAACCTTATACATAtgtcttgttttattattagtatacATAAAATGGAAGTGGTTGATCATGAGACACCATCAGAAGTTTCAGCACAAGTTGAAGGAGACGATTTTATTAGCAGCGTGCCAGAGGATGTGGTCACTAATATAATGAATCGTCTGCCGTTAAGAGACGCGGTGCGGACCAGTATTTTGTCAACAAGCTGGAGATTTAAGTGGACGCTCCTCACCCAACTCATCTTTGATCTTGagttcttttacattttaggtACACAAAGAATTCACTTTGATTATACTAATATAAGTAGACTTTGCCTTCATCTTAAAGGTGAAGTTACAAAGTTTGGCCTCCATATAACTGATTTTATGAAATTGGATGTTGAGGATATACATCATTTGGTCGAGTTACTATCTAGAATAAGAGGATTCAAGGAACTCACGTTACATAATCGGCGTCAAACACCGGTTAAGCTTCCTACCAACCTTTTCTCTTGTCTAGAGTTGAAACATTTGTGCCTTCACAACTGTGTTTTATCTCCTTTGCCTTATTTTCATGATTTTCCAAAGTTATTGAGCTTAGATATGCGTGATTTAAGATTTCATGCCCATAGTTGTGGGGAATTAATCGCTCAATGCCCCTTACTTGAGAGGCTGGTTATATTTAGTAGTGAACTTAGAGGGGATGTGAAACTAGTTGACATTGCAAAACTTAAAAATGTCAAGGTTTTAAGCTTAACATTGTGTTTGCTTCACAATATGAGCATGGTCAAACTTTCCACTGTCTTCCAGTATCTCTCTTTTCTTCCAAAACTCCAGGAGCTTTATTTAAGTTTCCAAAAGTGCAAGGTAAGGCTAAAGTTGGGTCTTTGAACTTCACTTTACACCATTTTGCAACTTGTATTATTGACTACTTTCACCAGTTAAATTTAGTTTCTATCTACCTTTTATAGTTCTTGCCAGAAGATGTGGCTCAAAATCCAGTCTCCGCTGCCTTTCCCTTCCTCAAGACTCTTACATTATGCGGAATGGATTTTAGTAGTGTTTCCATGTTAGCTTGTGCTTTTGGGATTCTTTTTCGCTGTCCAAATTTGCAGATCCTTTATATCATAGTAAGTGAATAGTTATGTATCGTACCTTTCCTCTTGTAATCTTTTACATTTGTACATAAATGCTATTTTTATCATGTAGGCTATATACGAGAATTTTGCCCTCCCACCTGCCATATTTCCTCCAGAGGTAGATTGCAGCACAATGGGGCAGCTACAGCTTCGGAATGTATTTTTAGTATCAATAAAAGGTTTGGATGATGAAGTATGTTTGATCAAGTATATGCTGGCTTGTTCCCCCATGCTAAAGAGCATTGTTATCAAGTCGTCCATAGAGAGCAATGATGGCAATGAGAAGTATAAGCTTGCTACCAAGTTGTTGAAGCTCCATCGAGCCTCCCCAATGGCAGAGATTATCTTCTAGCTAACTAGTTGTGTATTTATGAACTAATATTACATTTTCTGTTGTTTTGTTTAGTTATCTGATTTCTGCACATGGCATGCCTTTTGTTTATCTTATTAGAACTTCTGTTTTGATAATGCTGATGCTATGATAATAGATTTTGGATACATGTTGTTTTATGAAGTTGTCAAAAGGAAAAATGAAGACGTAAataattaaatgtaaattaGCATTTGAAAGGTAGCATGGTTGAAACCTCACACCTTGATTTCAGGTTAGTGGCCGTTGCCACAGCCAACGATAAGAGGAAGAGGGTTCTGAACCAAGTTCAAATCCACACcagaattttgaaaaagaagCTTGTTTTATGGGAAAATTTTCCAAGGAAATAATTCAGTTGACAAGACTACCATCTATGCATGTCTTGTAGAATATAGAGTCCATCTTTTTAATGTTGAATCAACTTTGTAAGCTATAAATAGTTCACTcgttaatatttaaaaaaaaaaccacttcGAATGATTCTGTTGATTGACATACATATAGCTAGAGCATCCATTCAACTCCCTTGTTTTTAGTCAAGTTTCTGTACGTATGGAAAGTGTTAACTATTTAGGCCCAttaatatattcaaaacatatgataaatttttttttttttttttttttttggtttaattgaactggttttgtttttgatatgTTTATTAGAGGTCAAATTAGACAAATAAGGCTTCAAAACTCCTAGTTTCTAATTAAAAGGCGTGATGTCAAAAGCCACCAGCTGAGAGTATATATATTGAAGGCTGATCGTTTGGTTTTCCACCCTTCCAGCTTCAATGTGTCTTTATTTGCTACGGTTTTGTatactctttatatatattatggctcCAATCTGTTGCATATGAAAATTTCATCAGTGGCTTGCAACTTACAATTACTCTCAGATAGAAGAAGACGATGTCGTTATCAAGGTCAGGGTTTATTTGCATATGCTAACTATAAGTAACTAATCTGTTCATTTcaactttgtatatataataaataaatctgCCACAAGTTTAACTGTTTAAGTACTTGCAATGCACATACAGTGTTCTTTCGTTGATTTTTACTTCATATTTCTCCCATGGTTTTGTACTTATCACGTGtacactttttttatttagtagAACGACaccagatgatgatgatgtcattagCAGCATGCCAGAGAATGTGGTATCTAATATTCTTGATCGTTTGCCTATCCAAGATGCGGTGGGGACAAGTATCTTGTCAAAAACTTGGAGGTTTAAGTGGACTTTGCTCACCCAACTTATATTTGATTATGAGAAGGATTATGATGAGGGGGATATAAACAGACTTCTCCTTCAACTTAAAGGTCCCATCACAAACTTTGACCTCTGTATACCAGATGACACGGTATTGGATGTTAAGAGTATAAATCATTGGGTTATGTTTTTGTCCGGGAAAGGGATTCAGGAGTTCACTCTTACTAATAACCACGAAACATCACTTAGGTTGCCTACCCATCTTTTCTCTTGTATGGAATTGAAACATTTGACGCTTAGTAATTGCTGTTTTAGGATTACACCAAGTTTTTGTGGTTTTCCAAATCTGTTGACCTTACACTTCTTTCAAATAACTTTTGAAAGCGGTAATTGTGGTCAACTTATCACTCAGTGCCCGCTACTAGAAAATCTGGAAATTAGTTATCGTCATGATCtttctagaaaactaaaattAGCTGAGAttgcaaaactaaaaaatctcATAGTGCTGTCTCTGCCATTGTGTAACCTTGATTATAAGGTGATCACACTTTCCAAAATCCATCAGCTTGTTAGCTGTTTTCCAAGACTTCAAGAGCTCTGTTTGGATTTTCAAAATTGCAAGGTAACTCTAGTCTGGTTCTGCAAAATTCAGTATTCGTTAAATCGTTGTCTAACTTAATGAGTTGACTCTCTATGTACATTTTTTTCTTACAGTTCCCAACAGAATCGAATGAGAACGACTGCTTGATCTTTAACAGCTTCCCCAGCCTCAAGACTCTTACATTATCACAAATAAATCTTGGTAGACGTATTGAGGTATTAAGTGCTATTGGAGTGATTTGGAGATCCCCAAATCTGCGCACCCTAAATATTTGGGTGAGTGAATttctatttatctatttttaacattgaaatGTATCGCAGAATGGATATACTTTGTCTTAAAATCTCATAGTTGTGCTTATTAATACTGATTAACTATTCTTGTAGGGTGAATATACACAACAAGCTTTTCTACCATATGTCATTTGCTCTACTGATTCAGCCCAGAGCACGTTGGGGTAACTGCAACTTCGAGATGTGGTGTTTATATCTTGTATGGGTTCACAATAtgaaatatatttgataaagcATTTACTTGCTTGTTCCCCTTTGCTAAAGAAGATGGCAATTCATTCCGTCTCATCTATGTCGTATGCTGGAAAGTTGAAGGTTGCTACTACATTGTTGAAGCTTAATCGAGCCTCCCACACAGCCATAGTGGACTTCAACTAGATTTAATAATGGTTTTAACTTTATCTTGATTTTATTTTGGTACGTTAAAAATGAACTGAAGctatttatatagatatggtGAACATTTTGTTCTGTTTTTATGATTCATCTATATATTTTCCTTTTAGCTATAAGTCTAAATACGGAGTATAAGATAATGAGAACATATCTGACAATCTGAGTATAGATACATTAAGTTTAATTCAACAGATTGAGGAAGTTAATTGGGCTAAGCTTGTCTGGTCTAGTCAGTGTATCCCGAGGCACGCTTTCATTCTTTGGCTGGCtttgaaagaaaaactgaaaacaCATGATAAATTGTATGGGCTGAATAGAAATAATTGCTTGTGTATTTTCTGTAATAAACAGCCAGACAGCCATGAGCATCTGTTTTTTGACTGAATATGAGGGTGTGGAATGAAATGAAGGGGATGGCTAAGTTGGATTCTGTGCCTTCTAAATGGGGTCAGATTGTggaatgtatgcataaaatgtCCATGAACAAGGCTGTCTGGAATATATTATTCAAAAACTGGTCTTAGGGGCCATATATGACAGGGAAGAAATTGGAGGACCTTTCAACAAAAAAGCAGAAGCATTGATGATCTTTGTGCCTTAATTAAAGAAAGGGTAAGAATAAGATTGATTGGTTTGAAAAATTAAGAAGACTGAAATGGCAGTGGAAGCTGCAAGATTGTGGAATTTTTCATTGAATCAAGGAGTTACTGAAGTGAATTATAGAGACATAATTTATGGAGAAGTTATTTGTGAGGAAAACGGCTGTGTTGAATTTGGGTGGTTTGTTTGAATGTGTGCTAGTTTAACATTTAAGATGATTTGTATCTGGGAAAAAGTATAAGAGTATTATTTCGGTTGGGCTCTTTTTTGGTATTGGGCTTatctttaatattaaaattaagtagGTCTGAGTGTTATGTTGTGGACTCCTAGATTTCTAGTAAGTGGATCGAGAGCCTAGGGACTTCATtagtattttactattttatgaGTTGTATTTTTGTTTGGAGTGAAATGTTTGTTTACTTTTCAATAATTAGAAATTGGCAAGTGCACAAGTTGTTTTAgtatatacgagagcaagtatccgcgctttgcggcggtgaaatggtggtggtgattcctaggtcatagagtataatagtcaaatgtcttagctgtacgggctccgtcctcggatttaaaaatttgtcgaaagtatatcgaatggcatctctaatgaaatagcatgaaattttaagaacacccatacaatttttataatttatcgacgtacggtttttgagataaaagattttgaataaattggaggaataaatgatttagggaggagagagaaaaaagatgattggttgagatttgataagagaaaaagggtattatagttatttttagtaaatatagaatagataagagagacattttgggaaaatacttaaaatcaatattgaaaatttcaagttcaatgttgaaaatctaggagaaatctgctttataatatagtatagatatagatagtatagtATTTTgtattcattaatttttttttattaataaagtttttaaaGGGCAAAGTCTTTTTACTCgaacaaaaaagaaagtttAATTCAACAGACGAGTAGTCAAATACAATGCTGGAGTCCTACTTTTGATTTCCAACTTTTCAAGAACTACTAGATTAATTACATACGTGAAGTAATTGgtgtttgtattttatataatctaCCAATTACGTTAATATTTGAGACAAAATTATTATATCTTTGAATGAatagtttcaaaaaattatatatgctgATGTTGGGCCTATTTTAACTTCATGGCCCAACTAAGGACTACTCTCACAGTTTCATTCTTCTGGGTGGTTATAtgacttctttttattttagtaaaacaagttttgattttttctctttttataataatttgtctatgttaattttatttttggttgtttatgaactttaaaatctatactttttacttttgattGGAACAcctatactttatttattataactaTATAATAGTATTACTTTTGATTggattgtaattatatttttaacaattttcgTTTTAATGGCTGGTAACAAGTTTAGTAACTTCtttataaactaaatattataaaattcacctgtttggatgtcactgttaGAGTTTGAAtcattttcaaataaataagaTAACCCCCAAGTTGTCCATCCTGATTTTATGGCAAGACCGGTCCGTTCCAAAAAACTGGGTTTTAAAATATTGATTCTTGTATGCATGTAAGTATATCAAAAAATGAAGCACCCTATTTGAAAGAACCATTCAACTTTCCACCTTATTATACTTTTTGTGTTTAGTGTaccttaataaaaattaaaaaaatctatatctatctatatctatattaataataaataaatatgataatatGGCTTCACATCTTAAAGATGGGATAAAAGTAATGACAAACGAGATTCGAAAAGCATTATGCAAATACAATAAGCTAGATAATTCAAAGCTCAAAATAAGCAATTGCAAGAATGGGGTTGGTTTTGAGATAAGTCATGGGACAATCACAATATCATATCCAATAATCAAATACAGTTAAGCGATCTTTAGATCATGCATGATCTCTTGCTTCCTTtagaaataatataaagaatTAAATGAATTGAACtagtactgtatatatatatcaaaagataATACTGCAATCAAGATGAAGATGGAGAGTCGTCCTGATTGTCAAAGATCATGGCTCTCCCTACTTTTGCAAGAGCAAAGCAAAGCTTGTTGTGTTTCCTAAACGACCACACTTGAATGATGGAGTTTTCTACCAAATCCTCCACATGATCCGCCACAAATTCGCTCCAATGCGTCTTTAAAACATAACTTTGGGTTGTTTGCATATTCCATTTAACCAAATTCATCGGTTCCTTGTAAATTTCTAGTTTTGGTCCGACTAGTTGAACATCCAAACTTGATCTATTATCCAGTTTCTCTTTTTCGTCAGGTGTTAAGAATTCAAGTGTCTTCAACTGGTTAATAGGCATGGCTAACCGGTTTTGGCCTCGTCTTAAGTCACTTGTAAACAAGAGTTTTTGGATCACCAATGTTAAGTCCGTACCATTTATCGCATCACTTGTGATGAATTCTTTTAACCGTTTGGTTACTTCATTAGTTATTGGTGGTTTGCTTTCCAGCTCCTTTACAATATccttttgtttcttccttttcaacttcatcatctcTTTGTCATTCTCACCGTCACATTCGTCCTCAGTAATGGACGAATGTGAAcgtttggatgatgatgatgatgctgagTTCTTTTTCGTTTTTGATCCAACCGTTTTCTTGGCTAACTCATAgtcctcctcctcctcatcatcatcatcattaaccGGCGAATGTGAACGTTTGGATGATGTtgctttgttctttgttttggGTTTTGGCTTGCCAACTTTATCATCCATAGTAGGGTAATGTGAACCATTGGATATCAATTTAACTTTCTTTGGTTTTGGTTCGATATCATCGTCGGTTGGTGAATGTGATCTTCGCTTGGATGACGTTTTactcatttttgtttttggtttgatAACTTGCTTGGCTAGCTCGCTGGATGATGAATAATGTGCACCTTTGAAAGTAGTGGATGTTTTCAACTTTGTTTTTGTGTCAATAACTTGCTTGGCAACCAACTGATCGTAGTCCTTATTGTCCTCGTCATTAGACCAAGATACACGTTTCGATGATCTAGGCATCATCTCCATACTGCTTTCTGGCTCGATAACTTGCTTATTAGCTAACGACTCTTTCTGATGATCTGCTTCTCTTTCCATCCTTAGCATATAAGCTTCGTAGTCatcgtcatcttcttcatcagcaATAGGACAACAACGCAACTTAGTTTTTTTTGGTGAATCTTTTGGCACTGTCGTCCTGCGACCataaatttaattatcattgaacAATCAAATTTAAGATCAAGGAAGGCGAAACAAGAAAATTAGTCGAAAACATAAAAACGATCATATATAAGATCAAGTCTTGATTTTTAAATAACCAACTATgttataaatacataataaaaattacTCATAAGTTGTtatttacgagtaatatttttagaaaaacctCTAATACGTTTGGTTCGAAAATTTTAAGTACGTACATAAATTACATAACTtacacccatatatatattcataataaaatagtataattaTACACAACACTAATTTGCAACATATGGTCTTAATCCTTAActgtatatatattcttgatTGTTGACTAACATGCTTATAATCCTAGCTAGCTATATGCATATGTATTCTGATGAtcagtggaaaaaaaaaaagattaacaaGATAAACGAAACTAATTACCCTGCAGCTTGTTTAGCACTAGTGTAAGGGGAGAAGGCTGATTTCCTGCCTGGAGCAAGAAAGTCGATATAAGAATGATCTTTTGGAAGAATATTATAACTGGCATGAACATTGTCGACGTTACTCGGAAGTACGCCCAttgatttcatattttttaCGTACAATATATCAGAATCGATTTCTAAGCAATTAATCTTCGAAccaagaaaaaagaagaagatatattATACGAATTCAAGTCTAGAACTTAATTGATATGCACGGTTATTGTCGTACGTGCATTATATATAGAGGTGAGGGTGTATGTATTAAGTCGAACAATATGCATAATGACCTGTTTGGAATAGGACACGGTCATTAATTATGGAAAGTGATCTATATATTATGAGttcataataaataaactaaataatgtatttttttggGATTTTGGTAATACATGAAACTATATATGGTAATTTACATATAAATCCACCACTTTGCTAATGtatattctttaaataaaattaaacttaaTGGAAATTGTTAATTGTAAGTGGAATAGAACTAGAAATCTAATATATTAACCGGACACGCAACATGTTTAGTCCTCATGGGTTAAAAAAAAGTAGCACATATATAGACTACTAAACCTAGGTAGTAAAAGTAGGAAAGTAATTACATATGAGTTTTACTAATTATAGCCCTAATGTCTTTTTGATTAATTGTtcttttaccataaaatttagaaaattaactttgaatatgaaaaaattcaatttttttatgcatgttattAGCATTTTCCATTATATattcactacaaacaatattgcattcgttcacacttttaagtgagtgtgaacaaattaaaagttttgtcacgctttttagtgtgtagaaatatattgaattaaaagtgtttgaaaatttcttcatactaaaaagtgtgtataaataaaagttcacactttttagtgtgaaattttaaacttattttgtcacacctcatttgtccacggtaactatttttttagttaccgtggacaaatgaagtgtgacaaaataattatgaaagttcacactaaaaagtgtgaacttttatttctacacactttttagtgtggaaaaattttcacacacttttaatttaatatatttctacacattaAAAAgcatgacaaaatttttaatttatttacactcacctaaaagtgtgaacaaatgcaatatgaaTTGTAGGCACACACATATTTGGTTTCTGAGTCATACCTCCACAAACCGGCGCCCGATTCTTACATAGGCTATACAACCACCGTCGCCGGAATCGAATTCGGTGTCATACCCCCAAACACCGCCTCCCTATTGTCTCATAGCCACCAATCATCGTCGCCGGGATCGGAACCGGTGTCATATCCATCACCCACTGCCACCGGAATTGGATCCGGTGTGATGTCCACCACCCCATCTGCGCCGTCATCAGCACCCCCATATCCTCAGCCCTCGCCACCACCTAATCTGAATGGGTTTGTTTGGcttattttctttatatctttagttgattattatttattaacttaatacgaagtaatatttttatagaaattcATAGTTAATTCAGTACTGCTCGATTaataaattctttattttaacTTATATCACTATTATTAAGGCTGGCTATGAAAATATTGTACATTCATGGAAGATTTCATGTTTTGCTTATTTTCATTATGCAGATAATCaaatttatgtaattattatttaacaaaagACTTTACAATGAAGTCTTTGATGTTATATTGAAGAGTTTGAATGATGGTCTattctttctttatttaatgTTGCGGTGTATATGAGGTGGCTGACATCAAGGAGGGAATAGTCTAACGACGGATCAACATCTTGATCAAATTTTGAAGGTTTGTTTCCTTTAACTGCTTCTGCATGGTCTTTCCTTTATCCTTTTGGTTATGCTTACTGTATGTGTTGTATGTGGGAACTCATATTTGATAGGCCCATAATAGAAATGT
The sequence above is drawn from the Erigeron canadensis isolate Cc75 chromosome 4, C_canadensis_v1, whole genome shotgun sequence genome and encodes:
- the LOC122598149 gene encoding uncharacterized protein LOC122598149 isoform X1, which produces MRDLRFHAHSCGELIAQCPLLERLVIFSSELRGDVKLVDIAKLKNVKVLSLTLCLLHNMSMVKLSTVFQYLSFLPKLQELYLSFQKCKFLPEDVAQNPVSAAFPFLKTLTLCGMDFSSVSMLACAFGILFRCPNLQILYIIAIYENFALPPAIFPPEVDCSTMGQLQLRNVFLVSIKGLDDEVCLIKYMLACSPMLKSIVIKSSIESNDGNEKYKLATKLLKLHRASPMAEIIF
- the LOC122598149 gene encoding uncharacterized protein LOC122598149 isoform X2; this translates as MKLDVEDIHHLVELLSRIRGFKELTLHNRRQTPFLPEDVAQNPVSAAFPFLKTLTLCGMDFSSVSMLACAFGILFRCPNLQILYIIAIYENFALPPAIFPPEVDCSTMGQLQLRNVFLVSIKGLDDEVCLIKYMLACSPMLKSIVIKSSIESNDGNEKYKLATKLLKLHRASPMAEIIF
- the LOC122597340 gene encoding F-box/FBD/LRR-repeat protein At1g13570-like gives rise to the protein MSLSRTTPDDDDVISSMPENVVSNILDRLPIQDAVGTSILSKTWRFKWTLLTQLIFDYEKDYDEGDINRLLLQLKGPITNFDLCIPDDTVLDVKSINHWVMFLSGKGIQEFTLTNNHETSLRLPTHLFSCMELKHLTLSNCCFRITPSFCGFPNLLTLHFFQITFESGNCGQLITQCPLLENLEISYRHDLSRKLKLAEIAKLKNLIVLSLPLCNLDYKVITLSKIHQLVSCFPRLQELCLDFQNCKFPTESNENDCLIFNSFPSLKTLTLSQINLGRHVVFISCMGSQYEIYLIKHLLACSPLLKKMAIHSVSSMSYAGKLKVATTLLKLNRASHTAIVDFN